In Prunus dulcis chromosome 1, ALMONDv2, whole genome shotgun sequence, the following are encoded in one genomic region:
- the LOC117615981 gene encoding eukaryotic translation initiation factor 3 subunit H produces the protein MATPVARSFLQVAATEEVASPLRVVQIEGLVILKIIKHCKEFSPALVTGQLLGLDVGSVLEVTNCFPFPIREEDEEIEADGANYQLEMMRCLREVNVDNNTVGWYQSTLLGSFQTVELIETFMNYQENIRRCVCIIYDPLKSNQGVLALKALKLSDSFMELYRTNNFTGEKLREKNLSWVDIFEEIPIKVSNSALISAFMTELEADTPVVQCDYDRLQLSTSPFLERNMEFLIECMDDLSMEQQKFQFYYRNLSRQQAQQQAWLQKRRAENMARKATGEEPLPEEDPSNPVFKPLPEPSRLDSFLITNQISNYCNQINGVAGQSFSRLYLTKALHEN, from the exons gttattttaaagataatcAAACATTGCAAGGAGTTTTCACCGGCTTTGGTCACCGGGCAGCTTCTGGGATTAGATGTTGGCAGTGTTCTCGAAGTTACTAATTGTTTCCCCTTCCCG attcgAGAGGAggatgaagaaattgaagctGATGGCGCCAATTACCAGCTTGAGATGATGAGATGTTTGAGAGAGGTCAATGTTGACAATAACACTGTTGGATg GTACCAATCAACATTGTTAGGTTCTTTTCAAACCGTGGAGCTTATTGAGACATTCATGAACTACCAG GAAAATATTAGGCGTTGTGTGTGTATAATCTATGATCCATTGAAATCCAATCAAGGCGTTTTAGCACTCAAGGCGTTGAAGCTTTCTGATTCATTCATGGAGCTTTACCGCACTAACAATTTTACAGGAGAGAA GTTGAGGGAGAAAAATCTATCATGGGTGGATATATTTGAAGAAATACCG ATCAAGGTTTCCAATTCTGCACTTATTAGTGCCTTTATGACAGAGCTGGAAGCTGATACACCTGTTGTCCAG TGTGATTATGATCGTCTGCAATTGTCAACCAGTCCTTTTCTGGAGAGGAATATGGAATTTCTTATTGAATGCATGGACGATTTGTCAATGGAACAGCAGAAG TTCCAATTCTATTATAGAAACCTGTCACGTCAGCAAGCCCAACAGCAAGCATGGCTTCAAAAGAGAAG gGCGGAGAATATGGCACGAAAGGCCACAGGAGAAGAACCTTTACCTGAGGAGGATCCTTCAAACCCTGTATTTAAGCCACTTCCCGAGCCATCACGTTTGGATAGCTTTCTCATaacaaatcaaatctcaaacTACTGCAACCAAATTAATGG GGTTGCCGGCCAGAGCTTCAGCAGATTATACTTGACGAAGGCTTTGCATGAGAACTGA